In Zygosaccharomyces rouxii strain CBS732 chromosome A complete sequence, the genomic window aaCGTTATTGTGTAACATCAATCTGATCACAACATTAGACTCTCCCAAACTGCCCCAAATTTGTCTAATAGTATTCTCATCCCAACTGGGATCTAAGTCTCCCATGTAAAGTTGAGAACCTCTATTACCAACAGCATTTACAGGTGAACCAGTACCGTTTATATTGGAGTTATAACGAAATGGTCTCTGACCACTAGTTGTACCAGATCTTGGATAGAAGTTAGAACCGCTATTCATCTTAAATGACATTTGTACCAGCAAATGCTACCGAAAGCCTCGAGAAATTGATTGAGAATTTTTACGACGCCAAAGTTTAAAGAACTTTGTACAGTTATGACACCAATTGAAACCGCTCAATGCACCAAggacaatttcaaatactcTTGTCCACCTCTACCGACTGCAATTAAAGTCAGCAAATATATCTGAGTCTTGGTTCGACTATTTCTTGTTTGTACCATGTTGTAAAGTGCAAATTAGCTGCAAAGAAGTTGTAACATCAATGGGGTTCTCTCTTTCAGCCCGACGATGAAAAATAATCATACCAGAATCACGTGATGTTCGGAATTAAGAAGATACCATAGTAAACGACTCTGGGCGGCTAATTATGCAGAATATGCCAATAAATGTATACCATATTTTTGTATTGACACCATTCGAACTGATAAACTATCTACAGTATTTACACGAGTCATTCAATTAGAGATTTTGACCTTTCCTCGAAATCTCTTGCTGCCATAGAATCAATCACCTCATCTAACTTCACACCTGAAGTAACGCCCTCAATGTCATATAGCGTAAAATTACAACGGTGGTCGGTAATACGGTTTTGTGGGTAATTATAAGTTCTAATCTTATCAGATCTATCAGTAGTAGTCACTTGATCCTTTCTCGCAGCTCTTTCACTattttccttctccttACGTTCTCTTTCAGCCAATCGTGCTCTAAGCACGGCGAATGCCTTGGCTTTATTCTTATGTTGAGATCTTTCATCTTGCATTGCTACCACTATACCTGAAGGGAAATGTGTAATTCTCACGGCTGAATCAGTAGTATTAACATGCTGCccacctttaccaccagcTCTCATCACATCGATTCGAATTTCATCAGGTCTAAAAGAACGTTCTGATTGTTCTGCATCCTTTACAGATTCTACAATCTGCGGTAATACTATGACAGCTGCGGTAGAAGTGTGCGTACGACCCTTCGTCTCTGTAGCTGGAATTCTTTGCACACGATGTACACCAGATTCATACTTCAGTTTATCATAGGCCCCCGGCTCATCTATACTCAAAATGGCATCTACCAGACCATTTCCACTCTGATTTTCATTCTGTGCAATAACATGGTACTTCCAGTGGTGGTACTGGGCGTATCCAATGTACATGTTTAGTAAATCCTGTGTAAAGATCATAGCTTCAGTACCACCGACGCCAGGCCTTAACTCAAGAATACATGCCTTTTCGGCAAATGGATGGGGTGGTAAAAGTTTTCGCAGCAGATTATTAGATACCTGACGGAATTGTGGTAGAGAATTGTCAAATTCTGATTTTGCATCATCTTTCAAACTTGGATCTGTCTGGATCATCTCTTGTAAACCCTTCAAATTATCCAACAGCTCCTGGTACTCCTCGTACATGCTTCTAATCGAAGACACACGAGAGTACGTCTTCTGGGTTTCAGCATCAAACCCATCACCCTTGCTTAGCGCTTGATCCAGTTGAACTATCTCTTGTACGCTCTGATGAgctttcttcaacaacgATGGGTGTAGCTCTTTAAACTCCAGGGTGGACTGAAACCGACATCCGAGGAGCCCAATCCTTCGAGGAAGGACCCATCGAGCAATTCGAAATGTCCTAAACATCGAAATATTATTGATCTTTTGATATTATCGGATTGTTCAACATGTAAGTGACTGACTCgcattgaaaaatcgatTCATTAACTAAACTCGATGACACATACAATCGACGAAACCGCTCGAAAAGCTAGCCGTTAAAAGTTCTCGAGAGCATATCCATTATTGCAATGGAGTATACAAAGGGTATGCATTTTTGTTCCAGTTATTCTGCCTTAATTTTCAGTTACTAACTATCGAAatagaaaagaaagttGGTGAAGGTACTTATGCTGTTGTCTACTTAGGCACAAAGCAGTCTACTGCTAGAAGGATCGCCATCAAGGAGATCAAGACGTCAGAATTTAAGGATGGGCTTGACATGTCAGCCATCAGAGAGGTGAAATACTTACAAGAGATGCAACATCAAAACGTTATTGAACTGGTTGACATATTTATGGCATCTGAGAACTTGAACTTAGTGTTAGAATTTTTACCGTCAGATTTGGAAATGATCATCAAGGATAAATCTATTTTGTTCACACCGGCAGATATTAAATCGTGGATGCTTATGACTCTGAGAGGTGTACACCATTGTCATAGAAATTTCATACTGCATAGGGATTTAAAACCCAACAATTTACTTATAGCCCCGGATGGCCAAATAAAAGTAGCAGATTTTGGGCTGGCGAGAACTATGCCCTTAGCACATGAAATCTTGACCAGTAATGTGGTCACCCGTTGGTATAGAGCGCCAGAACTTTTATTTGGAGCCAAACATTACACCTCAGCTATAGATCTATGGTCTGTTGGTGTTATATTCGCAGAACTCATGTTGAGAATTCCCTATTTGCCAGGTGCAAATGATGTTGATCAAATGGAGATTACTTTTAGAGCATTGGGTACACCTACTGATAGGGAGTGGCCAGAGGTTTCCACTTTTCCTTCATATAACAAATTACAGATTTATCCACCACCttcaagagaagaattaaGAAGGCGGTTTATTGCCGCTAGTGAAAATGCTCTTAATCTGATGTGTGGAATGCTCACCATGAACCCGCAGAAAAGGTGGGATGCTGTACAATGTTTAGAATCTGCCTATTTCAGAGAGGCCCCAGCCCCTACGGAACCATCTGCCATCAAAATGTGATAtttatttaattttaatttctgcaatttcatCATGTGTGATAAATGTCTTTCACATATCTACCGATAGCTACACTTGAAGTGAGACCAGGAGATTCTATTCCCAGGAGGTTGACAAATCCAGGAAATCCCTCTTCTTGTTTAATGtaaaaatctttaaattcgCCATCACCAGGGGCGGCCAATTTGGGTCTTATACCGCTGCCAACGACTTCTAAGTCGTCGGGTCCAATATATGGATAGTATCTGCTAATAGCTTTAAAAGCTGTTGGGATACTAGCGCCATTAGCAGCATAGTCTGTTGGCGAATCCACATATTCCAAATCTGGCCCAAATTTCATTTGGTAATCCATGTCAATGGTAAGATGCGTTCCCAGCGATTTACCATTCTTAGGTGGAACTGGATAGATCAATCTGCGCACACCGGGGAACCCAGCTGAAGTTAATTTGAAGTAGTTTCCCTTGGCATAGTACTGTTTAAGATGTCTCTCTGGCGGCAAAAGCATTTTGCTTATTCTGTCAGCGTAAAGACCAGCTGCATTAACCAGATTTTCTGTACTAACGTCTGTCAGCTCCTGGCTGTCACTAAAATGATCTTTTACGGTGACAGTGTACCCACAACCAGCTTCGTACTGTAAATTTACCACCTCGGAACCATAAATTACTTCACCATCGTTGGCTTCAATGATCGCTAGGAGGTATTCCATCAACGAATGCGAATCGATAATACCTGTAGTTGGAGAATTGAGTACAGATCTCTGCACttgaatgaatttttccttcttcattGCCTCTAAAGACGTCATCATCTCCACGTCCACTCCCAATTCGTTCTTGCACTTATAATAGAGGCCCTCTAAGACAGCGTCTTCGTAATCCGTTTGTGCAACAATCCATTTCCCacaattgatccaattcacTCCAGTCTTCACAGGATCCAACTCATTGTATATGATTTTTTTACCCTGTATGCACAGCTTGCTCTTTAAGGAATCTGGTGGATAATACAATCCGGCATGAATAACTTCACTATTGTGGCTAGATACATCCATACCAATCCtatcatttttttcgaGCAGTATTACTCGATTAGATTTCACCTTGCTTAACTCTGCTGCAATCGCCAACCCAACTACACCACCCCCAATCAATGCATGAGAATATTGTGCACTAAGAGATCTCTTAAAAAATCTGTTTATACCACTTAACCCAGCGTTTCTGAGACCTAGGCAATTCATCAGATAGGACTTCAGGTGTATTTTGGGATGCTTTGACCGCCTAATCTAGAACTTCTTTAAGTATAAAgtggaaatttcaactgCTTTCATTAGCTATATGTCATATAAAACATTTCGGACTTGAAGAACTCTAAGCTCATCACCActaattgaaattttgacaCATTTTAGAGCCTAAAAGAAATCAACTGAGACTCATTAGGCAATGCTGAGGTTCATTCGGATTGCCAAATGCTATAGTACGGCTTCCCTGAGTCGACAGAGGCCGCAATTCCATGAAGTTTTCCCTCAAAAGAGGACGGTCAACAGGATACTCTTTGAACTTGATAGTAAGCATACGTTTGGCAAATTGTATCCTGTATACGATAACATCTATCAAAATATGCAGAAGGGAATTGATACTGAGATACCCAAGGGTATTAGCCCGTCAgatttgatgataatgaagaaagtGTTAGAAAAGATTAGACATAGGACTAAAAGTATAAATCCTCATTTATTGGCACTAGAAAATGCTCTCTTAGATAGATCAGCAGAGCTGGGTAATAACGATGCAATTTCCTTGCTTGCATTCGATGTATTAAGAGATCCTGGGCATAACAATCCAGAAGATGTAGATTACGgcaagaaattgatcaaagaacTATACAAGAAAAACCATCATTTGACAATGAAACTTTTGGGAGACTTATCACTAAAGTCTGGTAATGACACTGAGGCATGCAAATATTATTTGAAGTTCTTGGACCTAGAGGATAGAACTTTCCTGGCGGGAGAAGTTTATGGCAAATTGGGTCAGATTAATTTCCGTAAACCAGATCTACGAAAGGCTGAACAGTTTTTTCTAAAAGCAATTAAGCTTTCACCGTTGGAATACTCTGTTCACTCTCATTTTTACCTTGCTCAAATCTATATGAACTCGGATCCTCTCAGAGCAAGAGTTCTCATGGAGAACTGTGCAACTCAAGGATTCAGggaatctttcaaaactttgGGGTTTTTAGAAATGAATtactttgaagatttttttAAGGCACAAGAATGGTTCAGGTTGGGGTTAGaactctttcaaattgaatgCTTCATAGGATTTTTCGACTGTTGTGccaaattgaagaattggacaGGGGCCAACAAGTGTTATGAAACTATGCTTAAATTACAAGAGGTTAATGCTAAttataaagaaattatcgACAAATTTGTTACAAACCGTCAAGCAGAAGTGAAAGAAGCTATGAAATATTCTTCCAAACCGCTTTCCGACCCGAAGACATTTGAGAGTGCCGCTAAAAAGGATCCTTTTGTATCAAAGGAGAATAAGTGGGGACTATAACTTCCGGTATACAATAACATCCCCCTCCCTTCTCGAGTCCCAATGTAccaatgaattgaaaaatctagtTTCCTCCACGTAAGCattatctttcaaatgttcCTTGATGTAAGCATTCTCCAAATGTTGGAAAACCACCAATAAACGAGGCCATTCATATTGATAAGTGTGTCGCTTAGATGAATTAATATCCAGCAGGGGGAAATTTCGTTCTATGAATCCCGAAATATCATCATACAAAAAGTCACTCTCATCCATATAGTACGGCAGCTTCGCACTTGCATCAGGATCACCCATCAAATGCAGTGGTGGATCACAAGTAATTGCCCAAAGACTTTTGATGTCATTTCTGTGTAAATAAGACTGCCAGGGAGTCGAATGACAGGGCATGATAAAACCAATACTATCGACAACTGGCCGATCATGTAAATATTTCATAACAGCTATGGTTCCTGATTCATGGTACCAACATAAAAGGAAAGCAGCAATAATAGATCCTAATGGAgccaaaagaagaaagcaaTGCTTCAAAACATTGTTTTCCTGCAATTTTAAAGCACCAAAGGTAGAGATTAAAACGAGCAAAGGTTGCAATGGGTAGACAAATCGAAATTCCTTGTGTGATAACATAGAATAAGCAATCAGATTGAAGCCTATCACAATTTTAATCTGAGTTAAAACATCAGAATGGCGCCCATAAGTCAGTCCCAGACAAAATAGTGGAATAGTATAGTTTAGTATGAGTGGTAAACTCTGTGTGATGTGGAAATGCCATTGGTTAGCACCATAGAAGGTTGATAAGGGGCTCAATACGTTAAATCGAAGAAAGTTCAATGGTGGAAAAATGTTCTCATtgtaaaaatgataatcaATTATCATATTAATTGAGCAGACTAGGGCAAACCAAAAAGCGACCTTGCCGATCAAACGAAGCACTTTACCATACTGGCTCTTGACAAAGAGGTTCCAAATTAATCTTGAGCCAAAAATAATCCATATCAATCCATTCGTAGGTCTTTGCAAACACGCAAAAACTGCAATACATAGtgatttggtaaaatttgtTGTAAAAACTTCATCACCTCCGGTCCAATCCCAGTAATATAGTGCCGCTGATGTCAAACTCATCTCAAAAGAGTTGATAAAAGTCCTTGTAATCAAGAAAcagttaaagaaattggtcaCCGATAATATGATGGTAATTTTCTCGACATTCCAATCGTCATGAGGTTTCTTGTCATCCGTCTTATCGAAAGTCAATAAATATAGCTTCTTAACAAACAAAATGGTATATAACTCACCAAGGGCAGCTATAAAAGCCATCATGACCTTAGGGAAAATGATCACACAATAGTATTCTACTTTATCTCCCCTGTCTTCTCCCCAGTGATACTGACACCCTTTAGAAACCAATCGAGCCAACCGATAAGCTATCTCCAATAAAAATGGGAAGGCATATGATCTCAATCCATTGTTCCACTCCCAGGTGAGTCCTCCATATCCAAATGCCTTGAAATGAGCCGGTTCTAGCGCCTGCCAGAACTCATCAGCCTGGAAGAAAGTCCTCGTAATCAATGCATTGAATAATCTCCATCCAAAGAGACCCAGCAAAATCAATCTATGGTGCTTATCAACTGCCTTCAATGCCATCAGACACTCCCTAGAAGGCTTATTTTCTTTAACTTTTCAGAAGACATTGGCTGAGCTTTATAAGCGAAGGTTCGGATTACCTTTAAGTTTACCTTAACCAATCGTAACCACCTTAACCACCACACATACTTTTAAATCATATAGACCAAATAGGAGAGAGCTCCTTGAAGACAACTACCAGAAGTCCAAAAGAGTGGTTATGCTAAATTTTACAGGCCACACAAGAAGGAGAAACATTAATTTGGGCAATAGGTCTGCTACAACGAAGCAGGACCTACTAATAAAAGCTAAACAGGAGAGAGATAGAAGAGCACAAGAGAGACAGAATGAAGGTGCCGTAAGAGTAATACAGACCCATTTGAGGAAATATATTACTTGCGATTATGTTATCAAGCACTGGAATCAAGGGCTGACACCTATGGAAGAGAAAGAACAGATTAAACATTTAGTACTGGCATATGGTCCTCGAATTTATGAGCACTTGAATCCACCACAAGTCTTTGACATTTTACAACGATCACAACCTATATTATCGTCCTATCCTGGACTACTCGGTAACATACAGTTGTGCAGAATGTTGGGAAACTATAAAGATGATACCCTTGTAGTAATTACTTTGAGCGCTATGAATGCCAAATTTAGGACtaataaagaatttgtgGAGGGATTGACCAGTTTTTTAAGACACACGAAATCTTTAAGTGCTACCACTTGCAATCCACTCTGTGAAGTTTTAAATGTATGGGGCTTAAACCGAACAGAAGAATTACAACCATTGTTTGAATTAAACTCTAACGAATTGACTTTTTACCGTCCACTTTTGgaattttaccaatgtTTGGGATCTTTAAACATTCTTCCGAAAATTACCAATCCCACATCTATTCTTCTAGAGAACCTGTCATACATTTATGCCACCGGTTCTCGATCTGACGATCTAATATACTGCATAGCATCTTGCTTCAGAGATATAGTACACTCACCTGCTAATCCTCAATTACAAGAGTCATTTTCAAAGCTCTACGAGAAATCATttattgataaattggcTAGAATGGTAGAAGAGGATCAACACGAGGAGATTAATCCTGGGACCATTGTCTACTTTATGCAATCAGCTCCAGaggaaaatttaaagaattcaattttaatgaCACTATTATCGAGGCCgcttttcttcaagaaattgtttCAAGATGTACAAAGGACGACGCTAGATTTAAATTCATTACATCTATCTGCTTCCTATtccattttcatcaaattgttagaGATGCACCTTATGATTTCTACTGATCACGAACTTTTATCGGAAAATTCTGGATTCACTATACAACAACTGGTAACCTTTACTActtatttgaaagattttgTGTTTGACTCATTGTGGAACTCAGCCAATGATGTGAAATCGGAGATCGTTGATGAAACTTTATCACTTTTACACAAGATATATTTACGAGATTCACGTCTGCACTTCTGCTCCACTAAAGCTGAGCCTGACTATTGGTCCAACAAggatcaagaatttttaaatgtGGGTATCTTCAAATACATCGAAGACTACGAAAGGCTCTATAGAGATTTTGCCGAAAGAAGGGAAGAAATGTATACCAATGACGAGGATCAAGCCGTTGTAGATGAAATGAGTTCGATAaagttcaaaattttggatcaattgagtACATCTTTCAAACATACTGTCTCCACTCGTCAATTTCGTAAATTACAGATATTGATTAGAGCACCATTTTTCATACCATTCGAACAACGTGTGGACCTATTTTACGCTTTTATATCCTTGGACAAACAAAGGTTAATGttggatgaagatagtACGATAATGAACATGTTTATGCCTTGGGGTATGCCCGGAATGGGTAGACAATCAGCTACTATCTCCAGAGAACACATGTTAGAAGATGCATGCAATGCATTCAACAGTATAGGTGAAAGGTTTAAGGCAAAATTAGCTGTCACATTCGTGAATGAGTTTGGACCTGAAGTTGGAATTGATGGCGGTGGTATCAcaaaagaatttctaaCAAGTGTCAGCGATGAAGGTTTCAACAGTGACAAATATGGATTATTCCAATCTAATGATAATTACGAACTGTACCCTTCCACTAGTGTTGATTCACAACAACTAAGATACTTGTGGTTCTTAGGTAAAGTTCTAGGTAAGTGTCTCTACGATCACGTCTTGATCGATGTGACATTTGctgatttctttttgaagaaattattgaaCTATTCAACGAGATTTACTTCGTCGATTGATGACATGTGCAGTCTAGATCCAACATTATATTCCAACTTAGTAAAACTGTTATCGATGAGTGCAGAAGAAATCGCTTCCCTCGATTTAACTTTCGAAATTACTACCGATAATGGACCTGTAGAATTGATACCAAACGGTTCCAAGACTAGAGTGCAAAAGGAAACAGTTTTGTATTACATCGTCAAAGTTTCCGATTACAAATTGAACCGCTCTCTTTTCAAACAGATTTTTAACTTCCATGGTGGTATGAGTATGATTATAGCACCACACTGGATGGAAATGTTTAACTCTGTTGAATTACAGATGTTAATCTCAGGTAAGGGCAAAGATGTTGATTTGCAAGATCTAAAGAATAACACTGAATATGGTGGGTTTTCACAGACAGATCCAACGATAAGACATTTCTGGCAAATTTTGGAGGAATTCGAGAGGGAGGAAAGATTCAGTTTTATCAAATTCGTCACATCTGTCCCCAGGGCTCCATTACAGGGGTTTAAATCCCTGGAACCAAAATTCGGTATTAGAAATGCTGGTTCAGAACTCGAAAGACTACCCACTGCTTCTACGTGTGTCAATCTATTGAAATTGCCTGATTACCGAGACAAAGAACTGCTGAAAAAGAAACTGTTGTATGCCATAAATTCTGGTGCTAGGTTTGATCTTTCgtgaattttgaaaagcaCTTATATATTTACATACAAATGTTTCCCCATGTTTCTAACTTTTTAGGTGTATCGAATTAGCCGCTGAGAATCGGTATTATCGTCAATAGTAAGCCGTCCCACCGATCGCGTGATCACAATTTACGGATTATTAAAGGGATGGAAACACcaaaaagagaaaaaaataaaataaacTCAAACAAAACTAAGGAATAGGAGATTTAAGGTGTATACACAATACTACCAAGACTACAAGAATAGACAAAATCTTTTGAGACTGTTACCAGGTACCAATCAAAGGGTCACATCTGGACCGCTTTTGTGAGTTAAGATTGTTGTGAAGATATTGAGGAGGCTTTTCCATATTCGTTTTTGACAAGtgagaaagaaagagagaGAAATTCTTCTGGATTAATCGATTTTCTTACCAACATCTTTATAACAACTACGATTTTTTGTTAGTATTACTATTTTTTACGgttttttttctctttggGTTTGATTTGGTTTTTATTTTTGGGCAAATGATTAATAGCATAGCGCCTTCATTGGCCAGCTTTATTGGGTTATTAGGATTTTCAAATGGGTACGTTATACCTAGAACTGAAGTGGTTCACGATGATACTGCGGGGGTGATGTATATATTGGATGGCGATGGTCAATATGAAGGATTATCAGGTCAGTTTGGggatgatgaattagatATGGATATTATGATCTTTTCACTTATTAcaattattttcatttacaTCAGCATATGCTTCGTTTATATTACCATTAGATTTGTGGttaaaagaattttaaCTAGGAATGCAAGGGCAACACTTTTGCAAGATGGCGATGAAGTTAGACGTACAAGAAGAACTATCGAAAACCTAAATGCTCGTTGGCCAAGTGCActagatgatgaagatgccgTTAGAGATAAACTAGCACGCTTATCACCGGAAGAGCAGTTTTACTACAAGCAAGGTGAAGAGTACATCAGACAAAATCCTCCATTAATTATACCTCATGCGCTTTCTTCTCATGACCATGTGGAAGATCCAGTGATCGATGATGCCGCAAGGCAGTTTATCAATGAGGAAGGCGCATGGGCATGGGAATTTCAGCCAGATCCTAATTTACCAAATGATACCATTCTTGTGGAAAATAAATCCGAAATTTCGTTTTTGAATTACAACTACGAAGCTTCCGTATGTACCAACTTACCGATTCCTCGTATCAATAGAGTCTATTACTGtgaattcaaaatttttgaattaaatACGCAGGACGGTAGTGGTCATCATTTGGGTGAGAAtgaattaatttcttttggttTATCCACATCCCCATATCCATATTTCCGTTTACCGGGTAAACACCACCATTCTATTGCATATGAATCCACAGGAGCTCGCAGGTTTAACGATTCATTTGAATTAGAACCTAAGTTGGCAACATTGTTCCCTCGTCTGGAAAAGGGTGATGTTGTTGGTATTGGTTATAGATCCAATAGTGGTACTGTCTTTTTCACCAGAAATGGTAAAAAACTTAAAGAAGATACAGTTGGTGGTCATGTTAAAGGAtggaaattcaaatatgTGTACCCTATTGTAGGTGCTAACATACCATGTAAGATCCACGTGAATTTTGGTACGTATGGATTCGTCTACATTGAAGCTAACGTCAAGAAATGGGGGTATGCTAAATCCAATGGTATGAagttaccaccaccttcCTATGAAGAATATAATCAAGATACTCTATTAGAGAGTGGTtgtgaagatgaagtttCTGATAATGAAAGTGTTTCTTCAGCCAATGAAGGTGACATCGTAGATAGTCAAGGTGAATTATTACCCCCACCTCCAGGCTTCGAATTTAGTACTTCACCGAACGCTCACAGCCACATAGACCGTGAAGAAATTACTTTAGATTCTTTACCAATGGAGCCACCAAGTtattctgatgatgaacgTAGTGCTAGCATCAACCCAAAAGTTGGTAACAGTACATCTTCTGGGAAACACCCTCCACGACTTCATCATCTAGGTAAATCTCAGTACGATCACGTATCAGGTGAAGATGCACTTGAGCGTGAACGTTTAgtggatgatgaagaatacgatgacgaagatgacTACTATGAATACGAAGATCTGGAGTATGATGAGGAGCAAGATGAAGACGGCGATGGAGAAGGTAGAGAACGGGCGGAATACGAAGCCGAAGGAACTAACGGAGAATCAAGAAATGAAGGTTATGGAGCTCATGAGAATATTCACGATAATACTGTGacaaatcaattcttgcaaaattGATTTGTGAGACAAGGGGAGAACACAAGAGATGAGAAAATGTGGGAGAGAAACATGTCATGAAGATAAACACATTCAATGAACGCTGCTTAAGGGAAGCACCGTTTGCAAGTAGCTGAATTAGAGCTTGCGAGgtcaaaaaaaaaaagcttGACATAAAGTGTTGTACAAATTGTTTACTAACATGTTTTTGTTCTTGGCACCAAATATATCTATCTACACATACTGTCAACGcttagatttttttttttttttttttttgttttttttcatcatataTATGTTTTACTATTCCTTCCTATGTAGATTACTGTGATAATGCGATATTTATAAAAAACATTACAAAAACGATATATGTGCTGATATATGTCGACGACGAGGTCTCCGAGGCCATTCAAGCTAATCAAATAATTACCTTGATAAAAATTAAAGCCATCTGGTATCGTCAGTTAATTCTGGTGgacttttgaaaaaatccgGCATTCCCTGTAACTGATTATCATGGGACAAAGATAGCAAATTTGAACCATCATTACTCGTATtcatattattattactgctATTATGACTTCCCGCGTCCTTAATAGTAGTTGTTGGATCCTTTTCTAAGCCCAAAACATCATTTGACGTATCGTCatattgatcaaagaaagGGGTTGGCGCAGTAGCAGATGGATGATGCATGGATAATGGGTTCGAATCCATTACAAACGGCTGTGGAGGTGGTGGGGGTATAATTTGATTTGTGCTGTTATAAtctaaaatcaaagaattcataaatctcaaagaattttgtaaaCCTTTCAATGCATGTGGTAAATTGGATCCACCAATAAAGGCATCATTGACTTGTCGCCCTTCCGAAAAATCTTCACAAATGGACCATTGATTATTAGTAGCTTCATCTGGCGCCTCTAGAAAATATACCGCAAAATTAGGCGGTCTTGAAACatttattttcaattcacccaatttttcactatCTTCATTGGAAGATCTGTTATCATCACCTAGAGAGGACTCACCATTTTCGTCATCCTGCTGATCTGAATTCCTTGGCTCTATAATATCATTGGCCTCTAAACTTAATGAACAATTAACAACTGAGTtgattggaaaaaaaatgcgGAATAAAATCTTTGTATTGTTTGCCATAGCACTAAAGAAATAATTAATctcaaaattcttcttggatATGAGTACCATTAAATCTGTAGCGTTCGACATAATTTCGTTgattgaaattggtgaaag contains:
- the EAR1 gene encoding Ear1p (similar to uniprot|P32343 Saccharomyces cerevisiae YKL124W SSH4 Suppressor of SHR3 confers leflunomide resistance when overexpressed (putative) involved in ER functions), with the translated sequence MINSIAPSLASFIGLLGFSNGYVIPRTEVVHDDTAGVMYILDGDGQYEGLSGQFGDDELDMDIMIFSLITIIFIYISICFVYITIRFVVKRILTRNARATLLQDGDEVRRTRRTIENLNARWPSALDDEDAVRDKLARLSPEEQFYYKQGEEYIRQNPPLIIPHALSSHDHVEDPVIDDAARQFINEEGAWAWEFQPDPNLPNDTILVENKSEISFLNYNYEASVCTNLPIPRINRVYYCEFKIFELNTQDGSGHHLGENELISFGLSTSPYPYFRLPGKHHHSIAYESTGARRFNDSFELEPKLATLFPRLEKGDVVGIGYRSNSGTVFFTRNGKKLKEDTVGGHVKGWKFKYVYPIVGANIPCKIHVNFGTYGFVYIEANVKKWGYAKSNGMKLPPPSYEEYNQDTLLESGCEDEVSDNESVSSANEGDIVDSQGELLPPPPGFEFSTSPNAHSHIDREEITLDSLPMEPPSYSDDERSASINPKVGNSTSSGKHPPRLHHLGKSQYDHVSGEDALERERLVDDEEYDDEDDYYEYEDLEYDEEQDEDGDGEGRERAEYEAEGTNGESRNEGYGAHENIHDNTVTNQFLQN
- the PHO2 gene encoding Pho2p (similar to uniprot|P07269 Saccharomyces cerevisiae YDL106C PHO2 Homeobox transcription factor regulatory targets include genes involved in phosphate metabolism binds cooperatively with Pho4p to the PHO5 promoter phosphorylation of Pho2p facilitates interaction with Pho4p), whose amino-acid sequence is MDYQYDENFDSHFPQDLALLSGQGADSHGTHNGSLEGSNGQTGMEEVNAAVSFPNSSSTSPQEDRKSATITANSVISNSDNSSSKPKRTRARGEALDILKREFETNPNPTSQRRKKLSEMTGLPEKNVRIWFQNRRAKLRKDDRAGVRDGSGGLTGDNTGDSNAFYSYDNGENSTLFDQIPLNINNNYYFIDICSITVGSWNRMKSGALRKSNWSTVKDLSNLSPISINEIMSNATDLMVLISKKNFEINYFFSAMANNTKILFRIFFPINSVVNCSLSLEANDIIEPRNSDQQDDENGESSLGDDNRSSNEDSEKLGELKINVSRPPNFAVYFLEAPDEATNNQWSICEDFSEGRQVNDAFIGGSNLPHALKGLQNSLRFMNSLILDYNSTNQIIPPPPPQPFVMDSNPLSMHHPSATAPTPFFDQYDDTSNDVLGLEKDPTTTIKDAGSHNSSNNNMNTSNDGSNLLSLSHDNQLQGMPDFFKSPPELTDDTRWL